The stretch of DNA AGGCTTTGCCCTCACCCTGGGGATCGGGGTACTGATTAGCATGTTCACCGCCCTGACCTGCACCCGCACCCTGATGTTTTTAGCCATTAGCCTGCCCCAGTTTCGGCGGCCCAGCCTCTTTTGCCCCGGTCTAGACCCCGCTCGCCCCAACCCCGTTCGCCCCTAGGAGTGCCTATGAAGCTCAACATTATTCAGCAGCGCGGTCTCTGGTGGGCCATTTCGGGGGCTCTGGTGCTGGCCAGTCTGGTGGCCATGGCGATCTCGTGGCAGCAGTTTGGGGCTCCCCTGCGCCCAGGGCTCGACTTTGCTGGCGGCACCCGCCTGCAGCTCACTCGCGCCTGTGCCGTCACCGACACCTGCACCGATGGGATCGATCTGGGCCAGGTGCGGCAGGTGCTGGGGCAGCAGGGGCTTGACTCCAGCAGTCTGCAGGTGCTGGGCGACGAGCAGCAGGTACTCTCGGTCCGCAGCCGCAACCTGGATGTGGACGAGCGCACCGCCCTGCAAGCCGCCCTCGACGAGGCGATTGGCCCCTTTGACAACAGCTCGACCCAGATCGATACGGTAGGGCCGGTAATTGGTCAACAGCTGCTGGTGTCGGGCCTGCTGGCGCTGCTGGTGTCCTTTGCGGGCATAGTGGCCTACCTCAGCCTGCGGTTTAAGCTGGACTACGCGATCTTGGCCATTCTGGCCCTGGCCCACGATGTCATTATCACCTGCGGGGTATTTGCCCTGCTGGGCCTGCTGCTGGGGATTGAGGTCGACAGCCTGTTTATTGTCTCGCTGCTGACGATTGTGGGCTTCTCGGTCAACGACACGGTGGTAATCTACGATCGCGTGCGCGAAAATCTCAAGCTCAACCCCGGCAGCCACATCAACGACGTGGTCGACAGCGCCGTCAACCAGACCCTGACTCGCTCCATCAACACCTCCCTGACGACAATCCTGCCGTTGCTGGCCATTTTTATCTTTGGCGGTCAGACCCTGAAATACTTTGCCCTGGCCCTGATCCTGGGGTTTGTAGCGGGGTCTTACTCCAGTATCTTTGTGGCCAGTTCGCTGCTGGCCCTGTGGCGAGAGCGCACCGGCCAGGCCTACAGCGGCGAGCCCGATGACGCCGCCCCCCAGCCCGAGACCCAGGCCTAGGAGACGGCGTTATGGGTAGCCCCACCTA from Leptolyngbya sp. KIOST-1 encodes:
- the secF gene encoding protein translocase subunit SecF; translated protein: MKLNIIQQRGLWWAISGALVLASLVAMAISWQQFGAPLRPGLDFAGGTRLQLTRACAVTDTCTDGIDLGQVRQVLGQQGLDSSSLQVLGDEQQVLSVRSRNLDVDERTALQAALDEAIGPFDNSSTQIDTVGPVIGQQLLVSGLLALLVSFAGIVAYLSLRFKLDYAILAILALAHDVIITCGVFALLGLLLGIEVDSLFIVSLLTIVGFSVNDTVVIYDRVRENLKLNPGSHINDVVDSAVNQTLTRSINTSLTTILPLLAIFIFGGQTLKYFALALILGFVAGSYSSIFVASSLLALWRERTGQAYSGEPDDAAPQPETQA